The sequence TTCATGTACAACTGGGTTGGGAACATTTACAGAACACATAATTCATTATTTTTGGGCATGGATTCACAGATAATTACAGTAGTGGAAAATTCTGGTTTTGAGCATTATTagtgttacaaataaaaactGAGAATATAGGAAGAATTTGTTATGTCATAGCTTAAACAAAACTCATGTtgtcagggtccaaaattaagttcttacaaaataaaaatatatttaaaaaataaattgttggcCAAAATCATTTAACGGATATGAAAAATATTTAGCAttattccttatatatatatatatatatatatatatatatatatatatatatatatatatatatatatatatatactggcagccaaaagattggaataatgtacagattttgctcttatggaaagaaattgctacttttattcactaaagttgcattcaactgatcacattgtatagtcaggacattaatatcatgataaattactattatagtttgaaaacattttcagaacttcttaaactacttcaaagcgttctcatcaaaaaatcctccacgtgcagcaataacagctttgcagatccttgacattctagctgtcagtttggccagattctcaggtgacaatTCACCCCATGCTTCTTGTAGCTCTTGCCATatttggctgtcttgtcgggcacttctcacgaccttacagtctagctgatctcacaaaagctcaacggggttaagatccataacactctttccctatctgtcactcaatttaatttgtgtcgatgtagtgacactaggggttgctcttgggagccccaaacacctcagatctttgagaaaaggccaatgagaattggcaagtggaatttgcatgccaatccctggacatacggtataaaaggagaaggctcacaaccactcattcagattttttcttctgagctgattggttgtgttcagcgagctgaattcctctgccggtccattcacctctaagaAGCGAATTGCTTTTGGATACACAGTGTATTTCAGCGGCTTTGTGTGGTCGCTGCAGATtagcccctgggcgctttgacagacTAAGAGAGTATATATTCCTGCAAAAGAGTGTATTTTCTCTAATTAAGCAAACACACTGacatgaatgtctttttaaagatgcacttcagtctctgtgtagtttctgggtgcggtcgttatctctccacctctgacggccacgatcgctaCCTCATGTGACTGTGTCCTAATCACATTGAGGAAGCGTTcctggatggttcatgttctcattgcaagaacatgacccctagcttggacgcatggctagcGCTTTCCAACCTGTCGCGTTGGTTGGCCAGGATCATCCGACTCGGCTGTATGATTCAGTTTGTCAGGCGTCCACCCTGGTTCCGCAGCGTCCAATTCACATCGGTGAAGGTCGAGAACGCCACCATCCAGCTCGCTGAAATCATGGTCCTTCTgcagaagggcgcgatagagcctgtccctccagccgagatgaagaaagggttctacagcccttacttcatcgtgccaaagaaaggtggtgggttgtggccaatcttggacctgcaagttctgaatcgggccttgcacagactcccgttcaagatgctgatgaaGAAGTGCATTTTggcatgcgtccggcatcaagattggttcgctgcggtagacctgaaggacaagtACTTTTCAcggttctacctcgacacagaccattggtgatggtgctgtttttacatcaataatgtcctgcCTATATTTTGTgaccagttgaatgccactttggtaagtcaaagtatcaatttccttccgaatctgtacattattccaaaagtgtggccaccagtgtatatatatatatatgtatgtatatatatatatatatatatatagcagtggcaaaaaatattggcacccttcgtaaatatgagcaaagaaggctgtgaaaaaatcATTTTGATCTTTGAttcaaaacattcacaaaaatataactgttaattgaagtaaaacaaatgaaatagAGGAAATatctcatttttaaataaatatttttctccaaaacacgttggccacaattattggcagccctagaaattcttatgagtaaaatatatctgaagtatattcccattcatattttagattttttagtGCATCTTGgagactaggaacatgaaattgttcagccatgtcTTCCtatttcacaggggtataaatatgaggtaacacacaggccaaattcccttaatcatcagtCATAATGGGTTAggctaaagaatatagttctgatatacggcaaaaggttgttgagcttcacaaaatgggaagtggctataagaaaacagccaaagcattgaaaataaccatttccaccatcagggcaataatttaaaagttccaatcaactggagatgttaagaattggcCTGAAAGAGGATGTGTTTCTATATTGTCTCCACTCAAGGTGAGGAAGATGGTGAGAAGTGGCCAAAGACTCTCTAAGGATCACGGCTGGTGTAGGACATCACCTACATAACCTACATCACCACatgttgtttgggagggtttcaagaaaaaaagcctcttctctcatccaacaacaaactgaagggtcttcagtttgccagacactaatGGAACGTCATATGTgaccaggttctatggtcagatgaaacaaaaaatatatttttggcagcaaacaccagagatgggatTGGCATACACAGAGATGAAGTACTCAGTGCCAACGGTTAAATGTGTTGCTGCATCTTGAATGTTGcagggctgtttttctgccagaggtcctggacatcttgttcggatacatggcattatGGACTCTcaaaaacctgactgcctctgccagaaagctcaCAATGGGCTCTGGTTgaatcttccagcaggacaatgacccaaaacaaacatcaaaattaataaaaaaatcgttcactgaccacaaaatcaaggttatattttttgaatgaaaaatcaaaagGCTAAACAACGCAgaatttttttcacagccttcttttgTGCATATTtatcaagggtgccaatatttttggttactactgcacacacacacacacacacacacacacacacacacacatatggattTAGATGTTCTTCCCTTGTAGCTGTGTTTGCGGCGAACAGTACACATAATATGCTAGCAGTCTCTCTGAAAACACTATCAAAAACATTGATTTTGGTCGTTAACAGCAGGAATGTGTTGCCACTATGTTTAGAATGATCACAAGATGAAGTCggtgacagtaggttgaaagCTCTATTGCTGAAATAGATCTGTGCTAACTGAAATTCAAGgctccccagtggccaaagctagaagtgttgttgaacgaatAGGCAAGTGAGCTTTAGTTtttggtgccaaaagcaagttgtatgtttagttgtaaattatgtaatacagtcaacaggaatgcgtattttattaaccctaccctCTAACCATAACCcctagcctaaacctaaccattagttgagtaaaaatgtaattttagagagaaaatgcaacctccgaattgcaCACACCATGTTTTATGTGAACGTGAATACGTCCTGGTTTCCACTGGACCAGTGGAACCAGTGTTGCTTGGTGtgagttaattttggaccctgcctTTAAtgtttcagaaataaaataaaggcaCAAATCTCTTGTATGTTCGTTGTGAAcctttaatgtctgtaaaatatcaAACAACTAATGTAAATGAATATCATGCTCCATTCAAAAAGACAGAAGTgctgacattttcatttttgtaacatCTGTCTAATTGTCTGTTTGTTTAATCCTAAATGATTATTGATCTTTGGGGAAACTAATAATGAATGGTGAACGAAGCAATGTCTGCATCAGTCCGTTTGACCTGATGCTGTGAGAGTTTAACTGTTAGTCAAGTTAATTCATTCAGGTTCTTTTcgaaagtgttttaaaataagatAAAGAAAACACTGACATATATGCAACATGTGGACATTCACTCAGGTACAAGTGCATTCATAACCTAATGTTAGTAACTTACATTAAACCCAACCTAATACATTAGTTTGTATGTTTGGTCTTACACAGAGACACAACATGAAGTGTATGGAAGTTAAGTTGTTTTGGAAGTTGCaagttgttttacatttttgctgGTATTCAGGTATACTGGAATGTACTTTGCATTTAAAGAGTTCACATAGCTTCTTTAATGGTGTTAGTAATAAGGCTATTGCTAATAATGTTACTATTACTATATTTCAGAGGCACTTGAGGGCAAACCCCGGCATTCGGTTTGTACTGAATCTGTTGTTGTGGAGTTCTCCacagtctcagaacagtttgccGCCACGTGCCGACAAAACCTCTCCCTTTCAAAGGTTTTCTTTTCTTGGAGAAACAATTGGTCAAGGTCCCAAGGGCCTGACTCTTGAGGAATCTGATCCACCCCTTATTCCCTCATACATCAGACTTAGGAGAAGCTTAGTCCCTTTCCAGAACTAAACAACAGGACTGTGTAAAAGCGTGTTGGGTCCCAACAATAGTCAGGATGAGATCGAAGCCTTTATGGGTCTTTTATTTGTCTGTTAATACAGCATTCTTTTTGAAGGCTATCTTTCTAAAATCACTTCACCGTTTACATCCCTTTTCAGTGGTTATCTTACCACTGAAACCACAAAACAACTCCTTCCAACCCAGTCCACAAGCAAGGCTCTTGGGTGTTTGCCACCCCAAATGTCTGGCCCAACCTCATTTTGGTTTGGTGACTTCTTAGCCACAGTGACTTACTTGCAGGTGTGGACATCATAAACTCGCGTACACTCCTGGCAGCTCACATAGCAGCACCAGTGGAAAATACAGTGGCATTTCTCCTTGCGTTTCTCAGTTCGAGTGTTGTGGCCACGGCCACAACAGAGTAAGTCGCAGCCATCGATACCGTGCGAAGTCAGGTTGCAGACACGGTCACGAGTGCCAAAGGAACCGGTTTCTGAATTGGGTTCGCAGAAGTTAGGCGAGGTTTCATAGTAGACAAGATCTGTTTCGGTTGGGGGCTTGAAGAAGGTGTACCTTGGTCGTAAGGTCTCGACCCAGCCCCTTGACTCCCGATGTTTCTCCACCACCATTTCCGATGCGCTGTCATACTTGTCCTTCATGTAGTCGCCAATCACCCGAAAGTCAGGCTGCGACCACCAGCAGGTTTTCACCTCACAGCTGCCTGAGAGGCCATGACACTTACATTTCAGGTACATATGGTCAGTGATTGACTAGTGAAAAGAGAATAACAGAATATTGATATTAGAACCACATTTGCACATAATATCTGTAAGGCTTTATTTTTACCTTAgaagttacatatatatatatatatatatatatatatatatatatatatatatatatatatatataatatgtaataataatatgtaattaTAATATTTCTAAAAAGAACAGCATAGCCAGTCACCATCAGGTTTTGTTATGGATGCTGGCCCCCACATGCGATGCTGGTGTTCTAACGTCCCCACCAGACTTCTTAAGATGTTTAACTAGCAAGACTGCCTTGGTCAACCATGCTACTTGACTAGCTTCAACAACTAAGTTTTCACCAGTTCACCCAGCATAAACCACATACCAGAATGTTAAAATTGGTCTCCCAGCCTAGCCAAGCGGGTGCGCATCTAGTTAAGCAGATCAATTAACTGCCTGATAAGCTGAAAATTCCCCCAATCCCTTCTAAAACCAACCACCAGACCAGCCTGCaggagaccagcaaaccagtttaggctggttttgAGTTTTTTTTCCTTCCCAGCAGGGACCTCCAAAGCTTTGTTAGTACCAggtgagcataactagaaaaagttctcACCACACGTCCAGCTTCATTGTTGTGGCGGTTCATAGCAGAGCGTGCATCTGGCCGGTTCTCACGAGCATCAGCAAACTCTCGTGATACCATGATGCCAAACTCCACATCTTCACTGCAGCCACCCCACTTCCAGCCCTCGCTGGGTGGACCTTTCCGTCGTGTGTCACATCCGCAGCTGGTAGCTGATCCCTCAGCACAAGCACGAGTCACAGCGAATGCTACTCCCGCAGAGGCAATTGCATGGACAAATGCTGATTCTCTAGTGGCTGTGGGAATGAACAGAAAAAACGTTAGTGAAGTGTCACTTCATGTTTTACACATTGGATTACACAGGATGTCTGCAGTAATTTGTAGTTATTTTGGAGATGCAATACTTTGTCCTGACAtcatttttcatataaaataGTGGCATCAGgtagaattgcaaaaatgatcactgttttcaagcaggttttccaaacactcccccatctgccattggttggacaaaaaaTGGTAGTCACaccctaaactcacaccattgtttGAACCAATGTTGCTATCTTAGGCATGTCGGGATGCTCAACCAAACAGAATATGAATGCACCACAAAGCTGCAATTTTTACGCTTTTTGAAGGAGCTATGGATTTCAAACTATAAATGCCTTACTTTGAAAGAAAAGCGTTTTAGCATCGAAAGAATTACACCCTTCATGTTTCTTCACACTTATAATTGTGCAATTTAATTTTCATCTAAAGGCAGTTAGCTCAGGTCTCATTGTGGACATAGTGTGGCACTACTAAAGCATGAGCCTGTGAAGACCAGGCATATCCTTCCAGAAAAGAGGTAAGTACAAGGCTGACAAGTCTATAATTAGAAAGACTCAATTAAGCAACTATGAGGTGGGGAATAGACCTGTATTACTCATGGATAAGACTAATGGTCTTTGCAAGACCCAACGCGCCAAGTTCAGAATTAATATGAAAATGAACAATACACATTTTAGTTGATAATAACCTTAAAGATGTtccaacattctgtctaacaggGGATTTTGTGACGATTCTTGCTGACGAGGGCCCCATGCAAACTTGAAAGCCTTTTTTGAACAGACAGCTTGGTACATTTTGATAAATATTCTGTGGTCTTGTGCAGTCTTGCACTTGTAGGAGAGAGGAAATGACTGTGGAGACATAATGAATCAAGTCTTCCTTTGTTGCAGGTTTCAACTGGTTAAAGAAATTAAGGCTGTGGATAATGATGTTGCAAAATCAGCCACAAGTCTTTCTTATTCCACAATGCTCAATAAAACTACTGCCTTTGTATGTTTAGATTGAAAATTCCTTTCAAAAATCAGTGGGGGGAATTCACAGAATGAACCCACATCTTGTTACGATGTTTCTTTGCACACATTGTCTGGGTTGTTTTAGCACCCGAGTGGCATTATACCTAAAGAAATTATGCAAGACAGGTAAAAGTGCAAACACGGGAAAGGAATCTGTGTTGAACGTAATTTGCATGGGACAGTTCCCCATTTTGCAAGCTGGTTCTAAGTGCTAGGTTTCAGTGGATGCACCAGACTACCAAAATCTGTCATAGTCATCAGCGCTTTGTGGGTGAGAGAGACTGGTCACTACTTGACCGGCCAACCAGAAAAAGACCCtgtgctcccgatggccaatccCTGGTTCTGGAGAAAATTAGCCAAAAAATAGCTTACTCATAGTTGTcgttgggataggagaaagtattttaataccaaaaaagtgTTTAATTGCAGAGTACAAGAGAACAATCTGTGGACAAGGCACAATCTATACTAAGCCTAATTGACCCTACACTAAGCTCCACCTCCCTTGGTTACCATTGCTCTCTCTAACAAGCTTTGCAAAacttcccataggaatgaatggaaGATTGTCTTGAATGGCAcagtttttaacaaaatattctccTAAACAGAATTGAAAATATTCGAACATAGGATGAAATGAAGAGTGAcgttataaatcatatttatctGACATTTCTTGTAAAAGAAATAGTTaatttacacagtaatttgattgaaaactgtggagactgtgaatcagaattgaggcaaacgATTATCACAGTCACCTGAAACTAGAAAAGAGTCATTTGAAAGCAATACACACCTGATAAAAATAGTGTATGTGAACAGAACTGCTCAGAGCATCTTACAACACACTCCCTatgatgctgtgaactctttataCTATCATCTTTACTTAGACGTAAGTCAGTACATAAATGTATTACCGTTAAATTATTAGCTTGAATTTACCTAGGAGGAAATGTATGtgtccttgctgatgttatacatgttcatttgggaatgaaggctgacacagtttaatccatagcatgcttTTCTCAAgattgatttaaatatttaaaaaagaaaaggaaagaagaAACACTGCAGATATCATCTCTACGTACCTCATGTCACTATTATAAGTCACCCAGCAGGACCATTTTGATAATTTCTATAAAATTACGCTTAAAACTACTCATACACATATTACTCCCGAAGACTCTCATTGTAAAAAAGCAAACGGTTGTCATAAAAATGGCTGATTGCAACaattgctaagacaggattggtcaaaAACGCTTTTAAGGTGGGTCAATGACAATGACAGTGACTCATTTTTACACGGTGCTATACCAGCACAAATATCGCCTTGTTAATCACAGTTGGTtagtcaacatgatcacatgagaaGTCATGTTGCCATTGAAatttccagtaccctgacattgaccccattctgctgaGTTACTGGCAAATGGCATCTCCCATCAAATATCTTTGCGCtaaaaaacaatgcacaaaagtggcacaactgtttaatGAATTTTCCCCATTGTTATAATTCTTctatattcttaaaaaataaatatttcctcAACATTCATTAAATGATTTTGGGATTGACCTAGATGCTTATCTGTATCTTTAGCATAGATATCTTTGATTTCTCTTAGTCAAACTAGCAACTGCTGCATCTGCATCCATCAACTCAATCACGTGGTTATTGGTGGTATGCTTAGTCTGGTGTGAAAGGGCCattcaattacaatttaaaaccgACTGAGTGGCCCCTGTTTTATGATCAGGAAGCCAATAAAGTTTGGTTCAAATACGGCTGGCTGACATAGACGTGGCAGACTGGTCAGGGAAAGACGGAAAATGCGTTTGGGAGGAAGGGGTGGGGGATGCAGATTAATGTCCAGAGGAACAATGGATAACAATAGTTAAAAGCAAGATATGGAGACACATTGGAGTGGTAGGGGGGCTTTACCTGAGAAAATAATGCAGGTGAAGCCGATTAGACTGATCATTTGTGACAACAGTTGGCCCCTTCTGCCCACCTTCAGGCTAGCTTTGCTGGGCCCTCACATGCCAAATGGTCCCTGTTACCTGCTGGGATCCTGAATCCCACATTGTGCTACCACTGTCACAGCGAATTACATGCACAAAAGGCCCCCGATATTTTATATGAAATTTGCCCTTGCCTGTGATTAGTGGGGACCAAGTTAAGTCATAGCAACAGAGAACTATGCATTGGCTGGACCCCACTTGTCGGCTGATGGGGAAATCCCCATTGAAATGGTTTAATAAAACAATCTAAAGGGCGTGTGAATTGTGAAAGAAGCTTTCTCTTCGGCTTAATCTTATGGTCGCCCAGATATTGTGTGGTGAGTTGGGCTCAGCATGAGGTGGGGCTAAGGTCCCACTATCAACTCTGTTTGCCACACCCCATCCTTTCTTTCCTGGGCAGAGTTAATGATATACCGGTGAGCAGACCTCCCCCGGCACAGTTAAACATGCATTTGATGAAAGGCTCTGAGCTCTCTGTACATCCTAAATTGTAACAGTTTCTCCTCTTGAGGGCAGAGGTCATAACCCGGGTACCCTGACCTCATGCAAAGTTGGTTTAGATGAGGGTGTTAGCATTAAGAGTCATGGGATTTCTTTACTTTATTCTGTGTGGTGGCCAACATGGTTGCTGCCCCAGAGGAATGCCAATGAAAAAGGAACCATTTCATTGACACCAAGATGTTATTGCATTGCTTGTTAAACATCTGAAGAAATTGAGAGGAAAGGCtatttagaataaaataataacaccATATACTCTTAATACAATTTTGCCTAATAAATGTTCATGATGGCCAATGGCCGATATAGTACTGATAtatcaaaaaaatataaacaaaatgtatcaaactAAACActtcttttgcacagtactttaaattcacacacacacacacacacacacacacacacacacacacacacacacacacacacacacacacacacacacacacacaaaagaaccaCTGAAAACATGCCCTATCTATTGACAAGTCTTTTGGTACATTTCAAATTACCACTTTTGTTACCACCTAATATGCCCAGTTAACGGCTGATATtctcaaaatggcaaatattCTCAAAATGGCTAAATATTGGGTGATTATTCAGTTTGGCCAACGCTGAAGAgtaaacaagcaaaaacaaaatagTTACGTAAAAGACaaccacatttttttatttgcctcatctgtcaaggcATAAGTCACTACTTTTCAGTTTAACCAATGATTCAAATAGCAACAAAACCTTGAGTGACAGTAAGAACAAGTTAATTCTGGTGTCCGATTGCAGCTCGCATGCGACCAGCAATGTGATCCACTGAAGGCGTGTTCAGCGAACTCTAGCGCTCTTCAAGAACACCTGCGATGACTCCCCTTTCATCACAAGTGGATTCCACTGGGCCGTGTTTTGACACTTTGGTTAATGTAAATTAATGAGTGCTGATGCAGACGTAGCCTGAGGCAGCCCTGTGAAATAGATGAGACTGAGTTTGGAGAGGCCGTTTGACTTTGCAAAACAATGCAATACTGTAGGCGGTCtgtcatatacacacacacacacacacacacacacacacttaaatcaAGCAAAGCTAGGTGGCAAAACTATGACTACAAGATGTTCAGAAGATAGATGAAATGCAGTACTTGGTACCAGTTACTttaaaactgtagcttcccaGGATACAAGCTACTTCTAATTTAAAGTAGTTCAAGAAAAGCAGTAGTTAGCAAGACTACAAGTTATAAAACCTGAAGGGTTTTTCGGTGTTAAAATATGTTCTCCAATACCAgcttatgcagagacaactataagaaagCCATTCTTAATTTAATATTCTCAAAAACCTTAAACTGTGTGGCGCTATAAAAATTCACCTGATTGTTTGAGCGTCCCATCtagcctgacacaacaacattgacatGCCATGAGTTGGGGGCATGACTATCTCTTTGTTCAATAAACAGCAGACGGGGGCATATTCGGAAAGCTGTTTCTGCTAGTACAGGAGAAATTATACACTTTTTCAGATTTAAGTGCTAACTACATTTAAGCTATTTAAGGAGGCAATTTTTATCAGgtatataaaaaaagagtaaGGATGTAATTTAGGGTAACCACATTAAACTTGAATGGATAAATGTAAACTAAATGCAACTAattctattaaaatattataaatataaaatgttagatTTTTGCCTCAAAAGCCTCTAAATGTAAAACATGCAATTTCTGTACCACTACCATTgccaaattaaattgcaaaaatatatatacactggcagccaaaagtttggaataatgtaccgattttgctcttatggaaagaaattggtgcttttattcaccaaagagacattcaactgatcacaatgtatagtcaggacattaacaacatgaaaaacctttttaaactacttcaaagtgttcttatcaaaaatcctccacgtgcggcaatgacagctttacagatccttgccattctagctgtcagtttgtccagatactcaggtgatatttcatcccacacttcctgtagcacttgccatagatgtggctgtcttgtcgggcacttctcaaataccttacagtctagctgatccctcaaaagctcaatggggtttagatccataacactcttttccaatgatctgttgaccaatgtctgtttttttgcccactctaaccttttttttttttttctgtttcaaaagtggctttttctttgcaaattcttcccataaggcctgcacatgtgagtcttctctttactgttgtacatgaaacattagcaggtagaattcaatgaagctgtcagctgaggacaggtgaggcatctatttctcaaactagagactctgatgtacttatcctcttgtttagttgtacatctgaccttccacatctctttctgtccttgttagagccagttgtgctttgtctttgaagactgtagtgaagacctttgtaagaaatcttcagttttggcagtttcaagcattgtatagccttaattcctcaaaacaatgattgactgacgaattTCCTGAGAAAGCTGttcctttttgccattttttacctaatattgaccttaagacatgtcagtctattgcatactgtgacaactaaaacccacaaagacaaagttaagcttcatttaatgaaccaaaaaactttcaactgtgtttaatataatggcaagtgattttgtattaccaaattagcaatatagcatgattactcaaggaaaaagtgttggagtgatgtctgctggaaatggggccttactagatttgataaaaaatgacttttttcaaatagcgatggtgctgtttttacatcagtaatgtcctgactatactttgtgatcagctatatgccactttagtgaattacagtaccaatttccttccgaaacagcaaaatctggacattattccaaacatttggctacctgtgtgtgtatactgtatatatacactcacctaaaggattattaggaacacctgttcaatttctcattaatgcaattatctaatcaaccaatcacatggcagttgcttcaatgcatttaggggtgtggtcctggtcaagacaatctcctgaactccaaactgaatgtcagaatgggaaagaaaggtgatttaagcaattttgagcgtggcatggttgttggtgccagacgggctggtctgagtatttcacaatctgctcagttactgggattttcacgcacaaccatttctagggtttacaaagaatggtgtgaaaagggaaaaatatccagtatgcggcagtcctgtgggcaaaaatgccttgttgacgctagaggtcagaggagaatgggccgactgattcaagctgatagaagagcaactttgcctgaaataaccact comes from Xyrauchen texanus isolate HMW12.3.18 chromosome 9, RBS_HiC_50CHRs, whole genome shotgun sequence and encodes:
- the LOC127649053 gene encoding protein Wnt-3a-like translates to MIFLGYFLFLFCGLARVMASYPIWWSLAVGHQYSSLGSQPILCSSIPGLVPKQLRFCRNYVEIMPSVAEGVKIGIQECQHQFRGRRWNCTTINDSLAIFGPVLDKATRESAFVHAIASAGVAFAVTRACAEGSATSCGCDTRRKGPPSEGWKWGGCSEDVEFGIMVSREFADARENRPDARSAMNRHNNEAGRVSITDHMYLKCKCHGLSGSCEVKTCWWSQPDFRVIGDYMKDKYDSASEMVVEKHRESRGWVETLRPRYTFFKPPTETDLVYYETSPNFCEPNSETGSFGTRDRVCNLTSHGIDGCDLLCCGRGHNTRTEKRKEKCHCIFHWCCYVSCQECTRVYDVHTCK